Proteins encoded in a region of the Puniceibacterium sp. IMCC21224 genome:
- a CDS encoding ABC transporter permease, whose protein sequence is MSATFLLRRLAYLALTALLVSLIIFGVTQLLPANAATMILGEYATDAALAALNAQLGLNDPALVQYARWLGGVLQGDFGTSLRTGQPVGPTVMAAFGRSAILAAMSLLLVCVIAIPLGVIAGTRRGRWPDLGLSMISYLGVSLPEFVLATLLLAWLAGPAVGLFPASGYTPFSQDFADALHHIALPVITLAIILIAHISRMVRSEMVDTLQSDFVRAARLRGLSRRQVVYRHALRNSMLPAITVIALDVGYLIGGVIVVEEVFAFPGIGRQLILAIQNRDLPMLQAGALVMALTYALANLLADLAYAALDKRIQFE, encoded by the coding sequence ATGTCAGCCACCTTCCTTTTGCGCCGTCTCGCCTATCTGGCCCTGACTGCGTTGCTGGTCTCGCTTATCATCTTCGGCGTCACACAACTTTTGCCCGCCAATGCCGCGACGATGATCCTGGGCGAATACGCCACGGACGCGGCGCTGGCCGCGCTGAATGCGCAACTTGGGCTGAACGATCCGGCCCTTGTGCAGTACGCCCGCTGGCTGGGCGGTGTGCTGCAGGGCGATTTTGGCACGTCGCTGCGGACAGGTCAGCCGGTGGGGCCGACTGTCATGGCAGCTTTTGGTCGCTCGGCCATCCTAGCTGCGATGTCGCTGCTGCTGGTCTGTGTCATCGCCATTCCGCTGGGGGTCATCGCAGGCACCCGCCGGGGCCGCTGGCCCGATCTGGGGTTGTCTATGATCAGCTATCTTGGCGTCTCGCTACCCGAATTTGTGCTTGCAACATTGCTGCTTGCCTGGCTTGCCGGACCGGCGGTCGGGCTGTTCCCGGCATCGGGCTACACGCCGTTTTCGCAGGACTTTGCGGATGCCCTGCACCACATCGCCCTGCCGGTGATCACACTGGCCATTATTCTGATCGCGCACATCAGCCGCATGGTCCGGTCCGAAATGGTCGACACCTTGCAAAGCGATTTTGTCCGCGCTGCCCGTTTGCGCGGATTGTCGCGGCGGCAGGTGGTGTATCGCCATGCCCTGCGCAACTCCATGCTGCCTGCAATCACCGTTATCGCGCTGGATGTGGGGTATCTGATCGGCGGCGTCATCGTGGTCGAAGAGGTGTTTGCCTTTCCCGGCATCGGTCGCCAGCTGATCCTTGCCATTCAGAACAGGGATCTGCCGATGTTGCAGGCCGGTGCGCTTGTCATGGCGCTGACCTATGCGCTGGCCAATCTTCTGGCCGACCTCGCCTATGCCGCGCTCGACAAGAGGATTCAGTTCGAATGA
- a CDS encoding ABC transporter permease, giving the protein MKTFFALIRNPQGALGTAIVTLLLTVAILGPTIAPNDPETFHFGARFAAPSAEFPFGTDWYGRDLFSRILVGARSTVLLAILATLIGTVSGAIIGVLSGYLGGWADEVIMRVIDAIMAIPSLLFALMILAALGSSALNAVLAIGIAFAPGMARIARSVTLQVRVLDYVAAAQARGEKLGWIVLAEVLPNTIAPVIVESTIRVAFAIMTLATLSFLGLGAQPPSPEWGLMIAEARDHLFRSPWPIIAPGAAIALVAIGFNLLGDGLRDVLNPKTAE; this is encoded by the coding sequence ATGAAGACGTTTTTCGCCCTCATCCGCAATCCGCAGGGTGCGCTTGGCACCGCGATTGTCACATTGCTACTAACCGTGGCCATTCTGGGTCCGACCATCGCACCGAATGACCCCGAGACGTTCCACTTTGGCGCGCGCTTTGCCGCGCCGTCAGCCGAATTTCCGTTCGGCACTGACTGGTACGGGCGCGATCTGTTCTCGCGGATCCTAGTCGGTGCGCGGTCTACCGTTCTGCTGGCCATCCTCGCCACTCTGATCGGCACTGTATCTGGCGCCATCATCGGTGTGCTGTCAGGGTATCTTGGCGGGTGGGCAGACGAGGTGATCATGCGTGTGATTGACGCCATCATGGCGATCCCATCGCTGCTGTTTGCTTTGATGATCCTTGCTGCTCTTGGCTCGTCGGCATTGAACGCGGTGCTGGCGATCGGTATCGCCTTTGCCCCCGGCATGGCGCGCATCGCCCGATCAGTCACGCTTCAGGTCCGGGTGCTGGACTATGTCGCGGCGGCACAGGCCCGCGGCGAAAAGCTGGGCTGGATTGTCCTGGCCGAGGTTCTGCCCAATACCATCGCCCCGGTTATCGTCGAATCGACGATCCGCGTGGCCTTTGCCATCATGACGCTTGCAACCTTGTCATTCCTGGGTCTTGGCGCACAGCCCCCGTCACCGGAATGGGGCCTGATGATCGCCGAGGCGCGTGACCACCTGTTCCGCAGCCCTTGGCCCATCATTGCACCCGGCGCCGCCATCGCGCTGGTGGCCATCGGGTTCAACCTGCTGGGCGACGGATTGCGCGACGTTCTCAACCCCAAAACCGCGGAATGA
- a CDS encoding ABC transporter ATP-binding protein, whose product MTDTLTIRDYALWYTTPSGPVRILDDISLRIGRGEVLGLVGESGSAKSSLANAIIRDLPGVVHAEHGAILLGDQDITTLGGAALEQLRGRRIAMVFQNAATTLDPVQTLGNHLIETLERHTTLRGNAATKRALELIDMVGLPDPQAMLNRFPHEVSGGEKQRVVLALAFACEPELILFDEPTSALDATTAATLLDLFRDLQARTGVSALFISHDLGTVTDIAHRVAVIYGGRIVEEGEVSTLFANPQHPYTQALMASLPRPSDGRTGRGLAGTAALPAPRRGQMPPCIFSCSCPHHDAAICDVAPVRLSDTCDRRVACARVAQGEVLHTPEAPTPPPSPRGDIALLDVEALSVSYGKQRFTDTLRGRISPRVRAVSNVSFRVRRGETLALVGESGCGKSSLARALSGLRIHEGATRLDNQPIKPNSPAWRARVQTIFQNPDSSLNPRHSIATILKRPLKLFRTDLAPKDRAAEVGRLLERVRLPADYAERYPHQLSGGEKQRVAIARALAARPDVIICDEITSGLDAAVQAAITRLLRDIQAESGAALLFITHDLGILRHVADRVAVMYLGEMVELGEVAALDAAPWHPYTEALLSSSHSVDPDSETRRIRLTGNLPRRTEDLPGCPFASRCPRHLGAICDSQPPPRRRPTPDHEILCHIDDSTLATMPPIWRFSEELETLQ is encoded by the coding sequence ATGACAGACACACTGACCATCCGCGACTATGCCCTGTGGTACACCACGCCGTCTGGTCCCGTCCGTATCCTGGACGATATTTCGCTGCGCATCGGCCGGGGCGAGGTTCTGGGTCTTGTCGGCGAAAGTGGCTCGGCTAAATCCTCGCTGGCCAATGCGATCATCCGCGACCTGCCTGGCGTGGTACACGCCGAACATGGCGCGATCCTGCTGGGAGATCAGGACATCACCACGTTGGGTGGGGCCGCCCTGGAACAGCTGCGCGGGCGGCGTATCGCCATGGTGTTTCAGAATGCCGCAACCACGCTGGACCCGGTGCAAACGCTGGGCAACCACCTGATCGAGACATTGGAACGCCACACCACGCTGCGTGGCAACGCCGCGACCAAGCGTGCGCTAGAGCTTATCGATATGGTCGGCCTGCCAGATCCGCAGGCCATGCTAAATCGTTTTCCGCACGAGGTGTCGGGCGGTGAAAAACAGCGTGTCGTGCTCGCTCTGGCCTTTGCCTGCGAACCCGAACTGATCTTGTTCGACGAACCCACCTCGGCGCTGGATGCCACCACGGCGGCCACCCTGCTGGATCTGTTCCGGGATCTGCAGGCCCGCACCGGGGTTTCTGCGCTGTTCATCAGTCACGATCTGGGCACCGTGACGGATATCGCCCACCGTGTCGCGGTGATCTATGGCGGGCGGATCGTCGAAGAAGGCGAGGTTTCGACGCTCTTTGCCAACCCACAGCATCCCTACACTCAGGCGCTGATGGCAAGCCTGCCACGCCCCTCAGACGGGCGCACGGGGCGCGGTCTTGCTGGTACTGCCGCGCTGCCGGCACCACGGCGCGGACAGATGCCGCCCTGCATCTTTTCCTGCTCTTGCCCGCATCACGACGCGGCCATCTGCGACGTTGCCCCGGTCCGTCTCAGCGATACCTGCGACCGCCGCGTTGCCTGTGCCCGCGTCGCCCAAGGCGAGGTTCTGCACACACCTGAAGCGCCGACACCACCACCGTCACCGCGTGGCGATATCGCCCTGCTCGATGTTGAGGCGCTGAGCGTCAGCTATGGCAAGCAAAGGTTCACCGACACCCTGCGGGGCAGAATCAGCCCGCGCGTCCGCGCCGTCAGCAACGTGTCCTTCAGGGTGCGGCGCGGCGAGACTCTGGCCTTGGTGGGCGAATCGGGGTGCGGAAAATCTTCGTTGGCCCGGGCGCTGTCCGGCCTGCGGATCCATGAAGGTGCCACACGGCTGGACAATCAGCCAATCAAACCAAACAGCCCCGCATGGCGCGCGCGGGTTCAGACCATCTTTCAGAACCCTGACAGTTCGCTCAATCCGCGCCATTCCATCGCCACGATCCTGAAACGACCGCTCAAGCTGTTTCGAACGGACCTGGCGCCAAAGGATCGCGCGGCCGAGGTCGGGCGCCTGCTGGAACGGGTGCGTCTGCCCGCAGATTACGCCGAACGGTATCCTCACCAGCTGTCCGGTGGTGAAAAACAGCGCGTGGCCATTGCCCGCGCGCTCGCCGCCCGGCCCGATGTCATCATCTGCGATGAGATCACGTCGGGGCTGGATGCCGCGGTTCAGGCCGCGATCACCCGATTGCTGCGGGACATTCAGGCCGAAAGTGGCGCAGCGTTGCTGTTCATCACCCATGATCTGGGCATCCTGCGCCACGTCGCCGACCGCGTGGCGGTGATGTACCTGGGCGAGATGGTCGAACTGGGCGAGGTCGCCGCGCTGGATGCCGCGCCATGGCACCCCTATACCGAGGCGCTGCTGTCTTCGTCACATTCCGTTGACCCCGACAGCGAAACCCGCCGCATTCGTCTAACCGGTAACCTGCCCCGACGCACCGAAGATTTGCCCGGCTGCCCCTTTGCCTCGCGCTGTCCGCGCCATCTGGGCGCAATTTGCGACAGCCAGCCACCGCCCCGGCGCAGACCCACGCCGGATCACGAAATTCTATGCCACATCGACGACAGCACGCTTGCCACAATGCCGCCAATCTGGCGTTTTTCCGAAGAACTGGAGACCCTGCAATGA
- a CDS encoding M20 family metallopeptidase, whose protein sequence is MTPEDLIASVDQEACIARLKDMVQHKSYSETEGERALAAHMADILREIGLDAELQPVEGERVNAIGRLKGTANGKSILFNGHLDTNPVTTGWTVDPWGGVVDNEFIYGIGVSNMKAGDAAYLCAVETILKAGLRPKGDVILSFVVGELQGGIGTVRMLEQGVTADYFVNSEPTDIAAMTLHAGAFSFQIDLTGSTRHLSKREQACDALAAAAALVPRINNLTFTGAKTDDHRKVNRGHVGVLRAGLGDGFEEWRPPQVADRAKILGTCRYAPSQTVESVMDDMRILLRALELEYPGLKWTVGSYDQRKGKPQMPPFEVARDATIVQAVNKAYETVRGAPQPTGPIAPSCFYGTDAAHLAAAGIEGVVCGPGGEFNTMPDERVRLTQFIDCVKVYILTIAEICGLEDA, encoded by the coding sequence ATGACGCCCGAAGACCTTATCGCATCCGTCGACCAAGAGGCCTGCATCGCGCGCCTCAAGGACATGGTGCAGCACAAGAGCTACTCTGAAACCGAAGGCGAACGGGCGTTGGCCGCGCATATGGCCGATATCCTGCGCGAAATCGGGCTGGACGCTGAATTGCAACCGGTCGAAGGCGAGCGGGTCAATGCCATTGGTCGGCTAAAGGGCACAGCGAACGGCAAAAGCATCCTGTTCAACGGCCACCTCGACACCAACCCGGTGACCACCGGGTGGACCGTCGATCCCTGGGGCGGCGTCGTGGACAATGAGTTTATTTACGGCATCGGCGTCTCGAACATGAAGGCGGGCGACGCGGCCTATTTGTGTGCTGTGGAAACCATCCTCAAGGCCGGGCTGCGGCCCAAAGGCGACGTGATCCTGTCGTTTGTGGTCGGAGAGTTGCAAGGCGGGATCGGCACGGTTCGGATGCTGGAACAGGGCGTCACCGCAGATTACTTCGTCAACTCGGAACCCACCGACATCGCTGCGATGACGCTGCACGCAGGTGCGTTTTCGTTTCAGATCGACCTGACAGGCAGCACCCGACATCTGTCCAAGCGTGAACAGGCCTGCGATGCATTGGCCGCCGCCGCCGCATTGGTGCCGCGCATCAACAACCTGACCTTCACCGGCGCCAAAACCGACGATCACCGCAAGGTCAATCGCGGTCATGTCGGTGTGCTGCGCGCCGGACTGGGCGACGGTTTCGAGGAATGGCGCCCGCCGCAAGTGGCCGATCGCGCCAAGATCCTGGGCACCTGCCGCTATGCCCCGTCGCAAACCGTGGAAAGCGTCATGGACGACATGCGCATCCTGCTGCGCGCGTTGGAGCTGGAATATCCCGGTCTGAAATGGACGGTTGGCAGCTATGATCAGCGCAAGGGCAAACCGCAAATGCCCCCGTTTGAAGTGGCCCGCGACGCGACCATCGTGCAAGCGGTGAACAAGGCGTATGAAACCGTGCGTGGCGCCCCCCAGCCAACCGGGCCGATTGCGCCCTCGTGTTTTTATGGAACCGACGCCGCCCACCTCGCTGCGGCGGGCATCGAGGGCGTGGTCTGCGGACCGGGTGGCGAGTTCAACACCATGCCGGACGAACGCGTGCGCCTGACCCAGTTCATCGACTGTGTAAAAGTCTATATCCTGACCATCGCCGAAATCTGCGGGCTGGAAGACGCATGA
- a CDS encoding Xaa-Pro peptidase family protein, whose translation MTIPALFAARVETLRNQMRAAGAEVFLCDHGEMLHWLSGYTVSETFYRCVILPLDSDPVWVLRAIDEVPCRAATWVPNVMGYPDDADAHAVVADVLRRFSPTVIGADFTSYGFTAYTRDRLTDLLPDARFVNLHQVSNRIRAVLEPQEIAKTAAAAQIADAAMAAIVADLAPGMRPRDAAAIAAQHYLTHGADDYWVGPISVSRRAHDSGHGMGFLHATLADDRLAKGDILHVELVPRVSYYSARFMRSISIGAPGDAQVATMARLADLQDRQFAAIHPGAEAAHVDAILRDAMLSEGLRDSYPNITGYQLGLYAKTPRSSETTLSLHPGADWTFEEGQVFHLYTTARGLALSETVTITKDGCQRLTSTPRRILEAGEQLNGG comes from the coding sequence ATGACTATTCCTGCGCTTTTTGCTGCCCGCGTCGAAACCCTGCGCAACCAGATGCGCGCGGCAGGGGCCGAGGTGTTCCTGTGCGATCATGGCGAAATGCTGCACTGGCTTTCAGGCTATACAGTGTCCGAAACGTTCTATCGCTGCGTGATCCTGCCGCTAGACAGCGATCCGGTATGGGTGCTGCGCGCGATTGACGAGGTGCCCTGCCGCGCCGCCACCTGGGTGCCCAACGTCATGGGATACCCCGATGATGCCGATGCCCACGCTGTTGTAGCGGACGTCCTGCGCCGCTTTTCTCCGACTGTGATCGGTGCCGATTTCACGTCATACGGCTTTACCGCCTACACCCGCGACCGTCTAACCGACCTGTTGCCGGATGCGCGGTTCGTGAACCTTCACCAGGTATCCAACCGAATCCGCGCGGTGCTGGAACCCCAAGAGATTGCGAAAACTGCCGCTGCCGCACAGATCGCCGATGCAGCAATGGCTGCGATCGTTGCAGATCTTGCGCCAGGCATGCGCCCACGGGATGCCGCTGCCATCGCGGCGCAGCACTACCTGACCCATGGCGCAGACGATTACTGGGTCGGACCGATATCGGTGTCCCGCCGGGCGCATGACAGCGGGCATGGCATGGGGTTTCTTCATGCCACCCTTGCCGACGATCGGCTGGCCAAAGGCGACATCCTGCATGTCGAACTTGTGCCTCGCGTGTCCTACTATTCTGCCCGCTTCATGCGGTCGATCTCGATCGGAGCGCCGGGCGACGCGCAAGTCGCAACAATGGCCCGTTTGGCTGACCTTCAAGACCGCCAGTTCGCCGCGATCCACCCCGGAGCGGAGGCCGCACATGTCGACGCGATCTTACGCGATGCCATGCTCTCAGAGGGATTGCGCGACAGCTATCCGAACATTACCGGCTATCAGCTTGGCCTCTATGCCAAGACACCCCGCTCGTCTGAGACAACGCTAAGCTTGCATCCCGGCGCCGACTGGACATTCGAGGAAGGGCAGGTTTTCCATCTATACACCACCGCTCGCGGCCTCGCTCTGTCCGAAACGGTTACGATCACCAAGGACGGCTGCCAACGCCTGACATCCACGCCGCGACGCATCCTCGAAGCGGGCGAGCAGTTAAATGGCGGATAA
- a CDS encoding serine protease: protein MQRHSLCQIVGSILIGMGSATLPVAAEIEALPPLADEIAAQFPAIGRLGHGGFRTQQGCTATLIAPNLIVTAAHCVAETGHSGRVFVAGWSRGDYIAARDSKREMRHPAYALDGTHHPRNDVALVVLDSPIDDVTPIPLGRVEEGGLHGTEVALIGYHRKTPHLLSGDFNCAATQFAVGLVYVGCPVINGNSGGPVLRENKDGAWQVVGVVSSQRGGGAIAVELPIWLRREVAAHLRR from the coding sequence ATGCAGCGTCACAGCCTTTGTCAGATCGTCGGGTCGATCCTGATTGGGATGGGCTCCGCCACATTGCCTGTTGCCGCTGAAATCGAGGCGTTACCGCCACTGGCCGATGAGATTGCCGCGCAATTTCCCGCAATCGGGCGGCTTGGACATGGGGGGTTTCGCACCCAGCAGGGGTGCACGGCAACGCTGATTGCGCCGAACCTGATTGTCACCGCAGCCCATTGCGTTGCTGAAACGGGGCACTCCGGGCGTGTGTTCGTTGCCGGCTGGTCGCGCGGAGACTATATCGCTGCACGCGATTCAAAACGCGAAATGCGCCATCCCGCGTATGCTTTGGACGGCACTCATCACCCGCGCAACGATGTGGCTTTGGTTGTGCTGGACAGTCCGATAGATGACGTCACTCCGATTCCGCTGGGTCGGGTCGAAGAGGGCGGTTTGCACGGAACAGAGGTCGCTCTGATCGGCTACCACCGCAAAACCCCTCATCTGCTGAGCGGTGATTTCAACTGCGCTGCGACACAATTTGCGGTTGGATTGGTGTATGTCGGGTGCCCGGTGATCAATGGCAATTCCGGGGGGCCAGTGCTGCGCGAAAACAAAGACGGCGCCTGGCAGGTCGTGGGGGTGGTGAGTTCTCAGCGCGGTGGTGGGGCAATTGCGGTGGAACTGCCAATCTGGCTGAGACGGGAAGTCGCGGCACATCTGCGACGTTAG
- a CDS encoding DUF484 family protein: MSSRPQMDDTLRDTIISRPDVILEDQDLMRALIAANERSMGGNIVDLRGIAMERLEARLDRLEDTHRSVIAAAYENLAGTNQIHRAILRMLDPVEFEPFLHNLGSEVAEILRVDSVRLVLETVQKYEDPAVQRLGDVLSVAETGFTDTYINSPRHGPLRQVTLRQVQHGDARIYGDKADEIRSEALLRLDFGLGRLPGLLVLGAEDPHQFTPQQGTDLLTFFAGVFERAMRRWLA; the protein is encoded by the coding sequence ATGAGCAGCAGACCCCAGATGGACGACACCCTGCGCGACACGATTATCTCGCGTCCCGATGTTATCCTGGAAGATCAGGATTTGATGCGGGCGCTGATCGCCGCCAACGAACGTTCGATGGGCGGCAATATCGTCGACCTGCGCGGCATCGCGATGGAACGCCTCGAAGCGCGGCTGGACCGGCTTGAGGACACGCATCGGTCGGTCATTGCCGCAGCCTATGAAAATCTCGCGGGGACCAATCAGATTCATCGCGCCATTCTGCGAATGCTTGATCCCGTGGAATTCGAACCGTTCTTGCATAATCTTGGCAGCGAAGTGGCCGAAATCCTGCGGGTCGATTCGGTTCGTCTGGTGCTGGAAACCGTGCAGAAATACGAAGATCCGGCAGTTCAGCGGCTTGGCGACGTGCTGTCAGTGGCCGAAACCGGGTTTACCGACACCTATATCAACAGCCCGCGCCACGGACCGCTGCGTCAGGTTACACTGCGCCAGGTGCAGCACGGCGACGCCCGCATCTATGGCGACAAAGCCGACGAGATTCGATCCGAAGCTTTGCTGCGGCTCGACTTTGGCCTTGGTCGTCTGCCGGGCCTTCTGGTACTGGGGGCAGAGGATCCGCACCAGTTTACGCCGCAGCAAGGCACTGATTTGTTGACATTTTTCGCCGGAGTGTTCGAACGGGCGATGCGCCGCTGGCTGGCATGA
- a CDS encoding tyrosine recombinase XerC codes for MTLAISPQARDALEGWLASARALKGSAENTLTAYRTDVLDFIAFMTMHHGGAQGLGPLSRLSVTDMRAWMAHLRGGGASSRSMARKLSAVKTFYRWLAAREGFEPTAVLTTRSPKFQKKLPRPLTEDAARAMIDTVALQSQTDWIGLRDTAVITLLYGCGLRISEALGMRGRDLPLTETMRIIGKGGKERVVPVLPVARTAVSRYLAACPWPVEADTPIFRGARGGALNPRLIQKVTEQARMQLGLPATATPHAMRHSFATHLLEAGGDLRAIQELLGHASLSTTQAYTSVDTLHLMKVYAATHPKAG; via the coding sequence ATGACACTCGCCATCTCACCTCAGGCGCGCGACGCGCTCGAGGGGTGGCTTGCCTCTGCGCGTGCCCTCAAGGGGTCCGCCGAAAACACACTGACGGCCTATCGCACCGATGTGCTGGATTTTATTGCCTTCATGACGATGCATCACGGCGGCGCGCAAGGATTGGGCCCGTTGTCGCGCCTTTCGGTTACCGACATGCGCGCCTGGATGGCACATTTGCGCGGGGGCGGCGCCAGTTCCCGATCAATGGCGCGCAAGCTTTCGGCGGTGAAAACCTTTTACCGCTGGCTCGCCGCGCGCGAAGGGTTTGAACCAACCGCCGTGCTGACCACCCGGTCGCCGAAATTTCAAAAGAAACTGCCGCGCCCGCTGACAGAAGACGCCGCCCGCGCGATGATCGACACCGTGGCACTGCAGTCGCAGACCGACTGGATCGGACTGCGTGACACCGCAGTAATCACTCTGCTTTATGGCTGCGGACTGCGGATTTCCGAAGCATTGGGCATGCGCGGGCGCGACTTGCCCCTGACCGAGACGATGCGCATCATCGGCAAGGGCGGCAAGGAACGCGTCGTGCCGGTGCTACCGGTCGCGCGCACGGCTGTCAGCCGCTACCTTGCTGCCTGTCCCTGGCCGGTTGAGGCCGACACACCGATCTTTCGCGGCGCGCGCGGTGGTGCGCTGAACCCGCGGCTGATCCAGAAGGTGACGGAACAGGCGCGAATGCAGCTTGGCCTGCCCGCAACCGCAACGCCACATGCCATGCGCCACAGCTTTGCCACGCATCTGCTTGAGGCGGGGGGCGATCTGCGCGCAATTCAGGAACTGCTGGGACATGCGTCGCTGTCGACAACACAAGCATATACATCGGTGGACACGCTGCACCTGATGAAGGTTTATGCCGCCACCCACCCCAAGGCGGGCTGA
- a CDS encoding FMN-binding negative transcriptional regulator, whose amino-acid sequence MHPNPVFHSADHAKDIAVARQRGFGMLALSAQGAPLLSHIPFLLSEDGREADLHLVRSNPIARLKGPQPARLAVTGPDSYISPDWYGLDDQVPTWNYVAIQLTGTLEPLPDTAMRDMLDRQSAAYEARLAPKPAWTTSKMTPEALSRLMRMILPFRLHVADISATWKLGQNKPDAARHSAADGAQNAGLGNDTPTLAALMREPPKL is encoded by the coding sequence ATGCACCCCAATCCGGTCTTTCATTCGGCCGACCACGCCAAAGATATCGCCGTTGCGCGCCAGCGCGGTTTTGGCATGCTGGCGCTCAGTGCCCAGGGCGCGCCGCTGCTGTCTCATATCCCATTCCTCTTGTCCGAAGATGGTCGCGAGGCGGATCTGCATCTGGTTCGATCAAACCCGATTGCCCGCCTCAAAGGTCCGCAACCGGCGCGGCTGGCGGTGACTGGGCCTGACAGCTACATTTCACCGGACTGGTATGGGTTGGACGATCAGGTGCCAACATGGAATTATGTCGCGATCCAGCTGACCGGCACATTGGAGCCGCTGCCCGACACCGCGATGCGCGACATGCTTGACCGTCAGTCGGCGGCGTACGAGGCGCGGCTTGCCCCGAAACCCGCCTGGACTACGTCCAAAATGACGCCCGAGGCGCTGAGCCGCCTGATGCGGATGATCCTGCCGTTTCGCCTGCACGTGGCCGATATTTCCGCCACTTGGAAACTGGGTCAGAACAAACCCGACGCGGCGCGCCACAGTGCCGCCGACGGCGCGCAAAATGCCGGACTGGGCAACGACACGCCGACCCTCGCGGCGCTGATGCGCGAACCGCCAAAGCTCTAG
- a CDS encoding glutathione S-transferase has protein sequence MKLLKSGASPFVRKVMITLHETGQLGDVELVDVAASPMIPDATLVTANPVGKIPALTREDGPTLYDSRVICRYLDHRASAGLYPENRIWEVLTLEATADGIMDAAVLMVYEARFKPEAQQSPEWIEAQWTKVARALDALGSRWMSHLHGPLDISHIGIAAALSYLDFRHGARDWRAGRDALAAWHKGFAQRPSMIATQPPA, from the coding sequence ATGAAACTGCTCAAATCCGGCGCGTCGCCATTTGTCCGCAAGGTCATGATCACTCTGCACGAAACCGGCCAGCTTGGTGACGTGGAACTGGTGGATGTCGCGGCATCCCCGATGATCCCCGACGCCACGCTGGTCACCGCCAACCCCGTCGGCAAGATCCCGGCGCTGACGCGCGAAGATGGCCCGACGCTGTATGACAGCCGGGTGATCTGCCGCTATCTGGACCACCGCGCCAGCGCCGGTCTGTACCCCGAAAACCGCATTTGGGAGGTTCTCACACTCGAAGCCACGGCGGACGGCATCATGGATGCTGCTGTGCTGATGGTTTACGAGGCGCGGTTCAAACCCGAGGCTCAGCAATCACCCGAGTGGATCGAAGCGCAATGGACGAAAGTGGCTCGTGCTCTGGACGCGCTTGGGTCCCGCTGGATGAGCCATCTGCACGGCCCACTCGACATCAGCCATATCGGCATCGCCGCCGCGCTGTCCTATCTGGATTTCCGGCACGGCGCACGAGACTGGCGTGCAGGCCGCGACGCTTTGGCCGCATGGCACAAGGGATTCGCGCAGCGCCCGTCGATGATTGCGACGCAGCCCCCGGCCTGA
- a CDS encoding outer membrane protein, with amino-acid sequence MRHGLQAKVVALAVICGYLAAPAVAQDMEVSVYTGWQTAPHSRISGDYPGGGDYDALIGWEGRSFEMPPYYGVRGTWWRNERFGFGLEFTHTKVYAPDDERAALGFDRLELTDGLNIVTLNALRRWPDQWKGLTPYVGGGLGLAIPHVDIETAAGDKTFGYQVTGPAVRLIAGASYDLNERFAVFGEYQFVYSSNEADLDGGGSFNSDIKTNALNFGLSLKF; translated from the coding sequence ATGAGACACGGTTTGCAGGCCAAAGTTGTAGCGTTGGCTGTGATTTGTGGCTATTTGGCGGCTCCGGCCGTGGCGCAGGACATGGAAGTGTCTGTCTATACCGGCTGGCAAACAGCGCCGCATAGCCGTATTTCGGGCGATTATCCCGGTGGCGGCGATTATGACGCACTGATCGGCTGGGAAGGGCGCTCATTCGAGATGCCGCCCTATTACGGTGTGCGCGGCACCTGGTGGCGCAACGAGCGATTCGGTTTCGGCCTGGAATTCACCCATACCAAGGTTTACGCCCCGGACGATGAGCGCGCCGCGCTGGGATTCGACCGGCTTGAGCTGACCGACGGGTTAAATATCGTCACACTCAATGCGCTGCGGCGCTGGCCGGACCAATGGAAGGGTCTGACGCCCTATGTCGGCGGCGGTCTGGGCCTGGCGATTCCCCATGTGGATATCGAGACGGCCGCGGGCGACAAGACCTTTGGCTATCAGGTCACCGGCCCCGCCGTGCGGCTGATCGCCGGGGCGAGCTATGATCTGAACGAACGGTTTGCGGTGTTTGGGGAATATCAGTTTGTCTATTCCAGCAACGAGGCCGATCTTGACGGTGGCGGCTCGTTCAATTCTGATATCAAGACCAATGCGCTTAACTTTGGTCTGTCGCTGAAATTCTGA